Below is a genomic region from Actinomycetota bacterium.
CGCTGCGGAGGAGCCCAAGGCGGGGCGACGCCACCGCGACGACCTGCTCCAGCTCGCGCACTACCACCGCATGCTCGAGGCGTGCGGCCACGCCGCTCCTGCCCCCGCGTGGGGCGCGATCATCGGCCGCGAGTCCCGGGTCGTGTGGTACCGGCTCGACCGGCCGATGTGGCGCACCCCGTCGCGGTCTCAGGGCAGCAAGCTGCGCACCTCGCTGCAGATCTACGACTTCGAGTTCGCCTTCCGGCTCGACGTCAAGGCGGTCGCCGGCGCCCACGCCGATGACCCGTCGGTGCCGTTGCTGGTCGTGCCGGTGCGCATCCCCGAGTGCGGGGCGTGCGTGTGGTGGGGCGTCTGCCGTCCGATGCTGGAGGACGCCAACGACATCTCCCTGCTGCCGCGGCTGTCCTGGAGGCAGTGGGCCGCGTTCCGCGAGATCGGCGTGTCGACGCTCCCGGCGCTCGCCGCGCTGTCCCTCGACCGCCAGGTAGAGGGCGTGACCGCAGAGCAGGTGCGGATGTTCGTCGAGGACGCGCGGGCCCGGATCGGCCCCGCCGATGCCTACCTGCGCCCCGGCTGCGAAGCGGTCGCGGTGCCGGGCGGCGACCTCGAGGTCGACGTCGACATGGAGAGCGTCGAGGACGGCGTGTACCTGTGGGGCGCGTGGGTGACCGACCGCGCCGGGACCGGTCTGGTCGCCCCCGGCTACCACCGCTTCGACTGCTTCGATGGCTCGCTGGGGGACGAGGGCGCGGCGGCGGCGTTCGCGGCGTTCTGGTCGTGGCTCGGGGCGCTGCGCCGTGCCTGCGCCGCGCGGGGGAAGAGCTTCCGCGCCTACTGTTGGTACGCGGCGGCCGAGAAGGGGGCGCTGCGCGCGCTCGCTCCCGGCGCGGGCGTCGAGGACGAGGTCGAGGCGTTCATCGCCTCCGACGAGTGGGTCGACCTGCACGCGGTTACCCGCGACCACCTCCTCACCGGGTTCGGCTACAGCCTCAAGGAGGTCGCCCCCCTCGCCGGCTTCGCGTGGCGCGATGAGGACCCGGGCGGGGCGCAGTCCATGCTGTGGTACGCGCGTGCTATCGACCCCTCGACCGGGGCGGCGGAGCGCGAAGCGCTGGTGGCGCGGCTGCTCGCCTACAACGAGGACGACGTGCGCGCCACTGCGGCGGTGCGCGAGTGGCTCGCGAGCACGCCGTTCCCGCCCCTCCCGTAGGGGGAGTCGGTGACGGTGCGTTGGAGGTGGCGCGCTAGCCGTCGCCGCGGTCGACGTCTGTGGCGTCGCTGCGGCGTCGCGCGTGGCGCTACTCGGTGCCGATGGCCTCGATCTCGGCGATGGTCTCGTCCGCCGGCACCCCGCGGGCGACCGCCTCGAGGCCGGGCAGGTAGCGGTCCATGACCACGACGTTGCTGTGCACCAGCGACCGCAGCAGCGGCTTGGTGGGCTCGACGTCCTCGAGGTCGATGCTCGTGCGGAAGCGCACCTCGCCGGTGTCGAGGTCGTACTCGAACGTCCCGATCGCGAGGTCCCAGTTCGCGCGCGTAACGAACGCCATCCCCTCGTCGCGCTGTTCCTCGGGCACGAGGTCGGGGTAGACCGAGTAGAGGAGCAGCTGCTCCTGGTCCTCACGCACGACCGTGACCAGGATCCAGTCGCCCGAGTTGCCGCTGACCCGGGTCACGAGGACCCCGTCGAGCTCCGACTCCTCCAGCGGCCAGTCATCCTCCGTGAGGAACTCGCGGATCGCGTCCTCTATCCGTCCCACGCTCGCTTCCTTGTCCTCAGGGGGTGGTCGGTCCCGTGTCGCGCTCGCTGGGCTTGGCCGGGGCGCGTCGGAACAGCAGCCGCCCCGCCCGGCGGGGCAGGTTCGCGATGGCGACGAGCGGGGCGGCGGCCCGCGGCATGCGGACCTCGGGGCGGTCCCGCTCGATCCCGTCGACGACGGCGGCGACGAGGTCCTCCATCGGCGTGATGTCGCGCCCCTTGGAACGCTCGACGAGGTAGCGGATCGGCGGGTAGCTGCGTGCCTCGTCGTCCATGTCCGTGCGGACGCTGCCGAGGTGCACCGCCGTCAGCACGATCGGATCGTCGCGCAGGTCCGCACGCAGCCCGTGCGTCAGGTGCGTCAGCCCCGACTTCGACGCCCCGTACGCGGCGAGACCGGGCGTCGCGAACACGCCGGCCATGGACGAGATGTTCACGATGTTGCCGCGGCCCCGCTCGAGCATGCGGGGGATCAGAGCGTGGCACAGACGCATCGGGGCGCGGAGGTTGATCGTGAGGATCTGGTCCAGCGCATCCCAGTCGGCGTCGGGGAACCAGCCGATGTTGGATACCCCCGCGTTGTTGACGAGCACGTCGATGCCGCCGTCGTCCTCGATGCGCTCGACGAGCTCGGGGATGGCGTCGAGCTCGGCGAGGTCGGCGGGGTAGGCGCGGCCGCCGATGGACTGGGCGAGGTGCTCGAGCGGCTCAGCCGATCGTGCCACCAGCGCCAGGTGCGCGCCCCGCCGCGCCAGGGCGCGGGCGAGTGCCTCACCGATGCCACGTGAGGCACCCGTGACGAGGACCCGTCTGCCGGCGAGGTGCATGCGGTCGCTCGTTGGTCGGTGGTTGCAGGTCGGGGGGGTTCGGTCGGGGCGCATGTCGGGTGGTCGGCTGGGGCGGTCGACCGCTGACGTGGTCAGCGCTTGGTGCGCGCCTGGAGGTTGGCACGGAGGGTCTGCAGCGCGTTGAACCCGGCCATCATCGCCCGGTCCGGCGCGGAGCCCTGACGGGGGAGCAGACCCACCTGCCGGGCGAACGTGAGGCCGTCGTAGTAGACGGTGTTGTGCACGAGCAGGCCGTTGTGGAACTCCATCACGTCGATACCGC
It encodes:
- a CDS encoding SDR family NAD(P)-dependent oxidoreductase, with product MHLAGRRVLVTGASRGIGEALARALARRGAHLALVARSAEPLEHLAQSIGGRAYPADLAELDAIPELVERIEDDGGIDVLVNNAGVSNIGWFPDADWDALDQILTINLRAPMRLCHALIPRMLERGRGNIVNISSMAGVFATPGLAAYGASKSGLTHLTHGLRADLRDDPIVLTAVHLGSVRTDMDDEARSYPPIRYLVERSKGRDITPMEDLVAAVVDGIERDRPEVRMPRAAAPLVAIANLPRRAGRLLFRRAPAKPSERDTGPTTP
- a CDS encoding TM0106 family RecB-like putative nuclease, with the protein product MSTDGPGTDATTRAHSVTAELNRYDPHSGWTRHDVATVPPQGAYVAKRCPVRAQWDVVEPGDPIPLDDTVVARMAAGDAFEAEVVAAIVARFPDAVVAAGEVPDREVVTVAAMRDGAPLIVAGRLPTDETGRRVGEPDLLVRSGDAAVDGRWRYLPVDIKHHRAAGREHDGTAAVVADLEGLLEAPTAAAEEPKAGRRHRDDLLQLAHYHRMLEACGHAAPAPAWGAIIGRESRVVWYRLDRPMWRTPSRSQGSKLRTSLQIYDFEFAFRLDVKAVAGAHADDPSVPLLVVPVRIPECGACVWWGVCRPMLEDANDISLLPRLSWRQWAAFREIGVSTLPALAALSLDRQVEGVTAEQVRMFVEDARARIGPADAYLRPGCEAVAVPGGDLEVDVDMESVEDGVYLWGAWVTDRAGTGLVAPGYHRFDCFDGSLGDEGAAAAFAAFWSWLGALRRACAARGKSFRAYCWYAAAEKGALRALAPGAGVEDEVEAFIASDEWVDLHAVTRDHLLTGFGYSLKEVAPLAGFAWRDEDPGGAQSMLWYARAIDPSTGAAEREALVARLLAYNEDDVRATAAVREWLASTPFPPLP
- a CDS encoding YbjN domain-containing protein, whose translation is MGRIEDAIREFLTEDDWPLEESELDGVLVTRVSGNSGDWILVTVVREDQEQLLLYSVYPDLVPEEQRDEGMAFVTRANWDLAIGTFEYDLDTGEVRFRTSIDLEDVEPTKPLLRSLVHSNVVVMDRYLPGLEAVARGVPADETIAEIEAIGTE